A single genomic interval of Sebastes umbrosus isolate fSebUmb1 chromosome 11, fSebUmb1.pri, whole genome shotgun sequence harbors:
- the LOC119496753 gene encoding protein NDRG1-like — MVLEDNEGDSIFEPQITEEFVETHYGNVHCIMTGTPKANLPAILTFHDVGLNHKSCFEKLFEHEDMQEIIKHLPVCHVEAPGQHEGAKTLHSGYTYPSMDQLSEALPAVIKHFGLRRVIGLGVGAGAYILAKFALNHPELLDGLVLININPSAEGIIDSVANKITDWTHTLPDKVLSHLFAKDEIENNHDLIATYRHHITTTMNQENVSQFFRSYNSRNALEVERPVPGGTITVRTLKCSSLLIVGDSSPYVEAVVDCNSKLNPVKATLLKMADCGGLPQVDQPAKVIEAMKYFIQGMGYMSSAGMTRLRSRTSSSSSMTSMDGSRSRAHTNELQRGEEKRGRSHTDVSMDSISHSGDKITSKSTEMAC; from the exons ATGGTGCTGGAGGACAACGAGGGTGACTCTATCTTTGAGCCCCAGATCACA GAGGAGTTCGTAGAGACTCACTATGGGAACGTCCACTGCATCATGACAGGAACTCCGAAGGCAAATCTCCCTGCCATCCTCACGTTCCATGATGTTGGACTAAACC ACAAGTCCTGTTTCGAGAAGCTGTTCGAACACGAGGACATGCAGGAAATCATCAAACATTTGCCTGTTTGTCACGTTGAAGCACCAGGACAACATGAGGGAGCCAAAACTCTGCATAGTGG ATATACCTACCCTTCCATGGACCAGCTGTCTGAAGCACTGCCCGCTGTCATCAAACACTTTGG GTTGCGAAGGGTGATTGGACTGGGAGTTGGAGCTGGAGCCTACATCCTGGCTAAATTCGCT CTGAATCACCCAGAACTGTTGGACGGACTGGTTTTGATCAACATCAACCCCAGCGCTGAAGGAATAATCGATTCTGTTGCAAACAAG aTCACCGACTGGACTCACACTCTCCCGGACAAAGTCCTCTCACACTTGTTTGCAAAG GATGAGATCGAGAACAACCACGACCTCATAGCTACGTACCGTCACCACATCACAACGACGATGAACCAGGAAAACGTCAGTCAGTTCTTCCGCTCCTACAACAGCCGCAACGCCCTGGAGGTGGAGAGGCCTGTTCCTGGAGGAACCATCACTGTCAGGACCCTCAA GTGCTCCAGTCTGCTGATTGTAGGAGATAGTTCTCCATATGTGGAGGCCGTGGTCGACTGCAACTCTAAACTCAACCCCGTCAAGGCCACACTGCTAAAG ATGGCGGACTGTGGAGGACTTCCTCAGGTGGATCAG CCAGCCAAAGTGATTGAAGCCATGAAATATTTCATCCAGGGCATGGGATACA tgtCCAGTGCCGGCATGACCAGACTCCGTTCACGGACGTCCTCCAGCTCCAGCATGACGTCCATGGATGGCTCTCGGAGTCGTGCGCACACCAACGAGCTGCAGCGTGGAGAGGAGAAGCGAGGCCGCTCGCACACTGATGTCTCCATGGACAGTATTTCACACAGCGGGGACAAAATCACCTCAAAATCCACTGAAATGGCATGCTAG